The following coding sequences lie in one Nitrospirota bacterium genomic window:
- a CDS encoding DNA-binding response regulator codes for MMREILVMDCKERENFWKTLRSGYKILFATTAKRGLSMLSDNVDLVFLSIELPDMNSMDALRLIKNKYPATAVITIASCGTEETCVKTLGRGTMGYIKKTLEAEDILQEIKTLIDLKDVSPQRSPASLSAENSPVEHFPDVPSHLISGVLRVRDFVSQNYSGSLSLSAACRMASMSKTYFCHFFKHVTGHSLRSFHHIVKVRAAQELLRDKRSSIKDVARELGYSDPNYFSTIYKKVTGVPPKQRHLSTQS; via the coding sequence ATGATGAGAGAAATCCTGGTGATGGATTGTAAGGAGCGCGAGAATTTCTGGAAGACGCTCAGGAGCGGCTATAAAATACTTTTTGCCACGACTGCAAAGCGCGGGCTGAGTATGCTCTCTGATAACGTTGACCTTGTATTTCTCAGCATAGAACTGCCTGATATGAACAGCATGGACGCGCTCAGGCTGATAAAAAATAAATACCCTGCGACCGCCGTCATCACGATCGCATCATGCGGCACAGAAGAGACCTGCGTAAAGACTTTGGGCAGAGGGACGATGGGCTACATTAAAAAAACTCTTGAAGCGGAAGATATACTGCAGGAGATCAAAACGCTCATAGACCTGAAAGACGTTTCTCCGCAGCGCAGCCCTGCATCTTTATCAGCGGAAAATTCCCCGGTTGAACATTTTCCTGATGTACCGTCACATCTGATAAGCGGCGTGCTCAGGGTGAGGGATTTCGTTTCTCAAAATTATTCCGGGTCATTGTCCCTCTCAGCGGCCTGCAGGATGGCCTCGATGTCAAAGACCTACTTCTGTCATTTTTTCAAACATGTCACGGGCCACTCTTTGCGGAGCTTTCATCACATAGTGAAGGTCCGGGCGGCGCAGGAGCTCTTGCGCGATAAAAGATCGTCAATCAAGGATGTCGCGCGGGAACTCGGGTACAGCGACCCGAACTACTTTTCCACTATTTACAAAAAAGTCACGGGCGTTCCTCCAAAACAACGGCATCTCTCCACACAAAGCTGA
- a CDS encoding DNA-binding response regulator has protein sequence MSDILVIDRAEQENFWTDLKGEWKILFVSAADKGLNMLSVNVGLVFLSTGQPGMNSMEALSIIKKDWPSTAVIMISSGGTEETCMEAFRRGVRDYMKTPLNAEEVLQKIKLLLNARDTSQRRRHISLSVETVPEAHYPDVPSHILNGVLKVRDFIAQNYSESLTLAGACKMASMSKTYFCRFFKDITGHSLRGYHHAVKVQKAEALLRDKDLSVMDVALKLGYSDSNYFSTVYKKTTGISPKYRKRRDISPQPFTHP, from the coding sequence ATGAGTGATATTTTAGTAATAGACCGCGCGGAGCAGGAGAATTTTTGGACGGACCTCAAGGGCGAGTGGAAGATCCTCTTTGTTTCCGCGGCTGACAAAGGACTGAATATGCTCTCTGTGAACGTCGGCCTCGTATTCCTCAGTACAGGCCAGCCGGGTATGAACAGCATGGAAGCACTCAGCATAATAAAAAAAGATTGGCCTTCCACGGCGGTTATCATGATCTCCTCCGGCGGGACGGAAGAAACGTGCATGGAGGCTTTCAGAAGAGGGGTGAGGGATTATATGAAGACGCCGCTGAACGCGGAAGAGGTCCTGCAAAAGATAAAACTACTGTTGAATGCGAGAGACACTTCGCAAAGACGCAGGCATATTTCCTTGTCAGTTGAGACCGTTCCTGAGGCGCATTATCCTGATGTCCCTTCGCATATTTTAAACGGCGTGCTCAAGGTGAGGGATTTCATTGCACAAAACTATTCCGAGTCATTGACCCTCGCGGGCGCGTGCAAAATGGCCTCGATGTCAAAGACCTACTTCTGCCGCTTCTTTAAAGATATCACGGGACATTCCCTCAGAGGCTATCACCATGCGGTGAAGGTGCAGAAAGCGGAAGCGCTCCTTAGGGACAAGGACCTTTCCGTCATGGACGTGGCTTTGAAACTCGGGTACAGCGATTCAAACTACTTTTCCACGGTTTACAAAAAGACCACCGGCATCTCTCCGAAATACCGGAAGCGGCGGGACATCTCCCCGCAGCCCTTTACACACCCCTAA
- a CDS encoding phage holin family protein — protein MNILKRWLISGLSLFAAAWLVPGIRAEGNALAVYFVMAAILGLINLTLKPILLLLSLPITILTLGLFMLVVNALMLWFASDIAVKLFNIGFYVDGFRPAFLGALIVSVVSTILSALIRD, from the coding sequence GTGAACATACTGAAGAGATGGCTGATATCAGGTCTTTCCCTTTTCGCGGCAGCGTGGCTTGTTCCGGGCATAAGAGCGGAAGGGAATGCGCTGGCCGTCTATTTCGTAATGGCCGCCATCCTGGGGCTCATCAATCTGACCTTGAAACCGATACTCTTACTGCTCTCCCTGCCGATCACCATTCTCACACTTGGACTGTTCATGCTTGTCGTCAATGCGCTCATGCTCTGGTTTGCCTCTGACATCGCGGTCAAACTGTTCAATATCGGATTCTATGTCGACGGGTTCCGGCCCGCGTTCCTGGGCGCCCTTATCGTAAGCGTTGTCTCGACGATATTGTCAGCTCTTATACGGGACTGA
- a CDS encoding CoA activase: MTTQNNSNILAIDIGSVSVSVVEMGLKKEVVKSAYEFHHGNIIETVRKVLKDFDLSGICGIASTSSTPAVIKVSGQYDNRISIITAARHFHDKIGAILIVGGEKFGLISFDENGNYLSFRSNTSCAAGTGSFLDQQAKRLNLSGIEELSELAFNNKGIIPKIATRCAVFAKTDLVHAQQEGYSLEEICDGLCRGLAKNIVDTLFKDTKTSPPIIFTGGVSRNRAVARHIQSIIGMDIIADEMSWLYGAIGAGLNLIEEPDLLNKLNIKSVDDVLIHKPPEKKHYYEPLSLKLSDYPDFSSVEKYDYTAFGLGDLYPVEVDIYENLLPSIKYDVYLGIDIGSTSTKAVLMDNDRSVLAGFYTRTAGRPVHAVQKLFASIDDVIEKKNLNVRITGTGTTGAGRKFSGKIIGADIIIDEITAHARAAYELNPEVDTIIEIGGQDSKFTTLRKGIVTFSAMNNVCAAGTGSFIEEQALKLQCPLSDYSSRTEGKRAPVSSDRCTVFMERDINHYLNEGYTVDEVLASVLHSIRENYLMKVAIESSIGNTICFQGATAKNKALIAAFEQRLQKPIHVSRYCHLTGALGVALMLLEQGVKASRFKGLKLYQKQIPVKSEVCELCANHCKITVADVDGESVAYGFLCGRDYDTNKYINNNLSGFDLLKERRKVSSLKPAGEYKEQCTIGIPAALHMFEDVPLWKTFFEELSIKTIASEHYTEAVKEGKRLAGAEFCSPITALYGHVKYLLEKADYIFLPFYLEKQSKEKDVRRQFCYYTQFSPSLVSQTADRNRFLMPLVNYLYNTFYTKVQLYKMLKPVLKHGISFFDVSKAYDRALEFKDSCSLRLKEIYKRETNSDDIHVVFLGRPYAILSEAMNGGIPDIFASLGIKSFFQDMLSYAPEDVESLEPLCNELLWYYASEILRSAEAVARSENAYPVYVTSFKCSPDSFAVEYFKKLMDAHEKPYLILQLDEHSSKVGYETRIEAAVRSFSNHHRSHSKDGAKKPVTYGPSLIPSKEKELSGKILLIPNWDNLSLSLIVANLRSEGIDARLLEETQTSIQKSLRYNSGQCIPLNIIAQAFIDYVEKHELDPAKTVLWMLDTTLACNLRMYPHHIKSILSTYGKGMSEAGVYTGRLSFMDISIKLPVDTYFAYMFGGLVRKMGCKIRPYEKVKGETDRVIKKSIAILSDAFLGNRSKEIAVAEVVSYFEAIETRYEERPKVAIFGDMYVRDNEVLNQDLVHFIEDNGGEVITTPFSSYLKMISGQYFRKWFIEGKYLDILSSKTLIATVTMLERFYYKFFERILNEPEPEYDESPEKLLAEYNIRVENTGESMDNILKLFYIKKYYPDVALFVQTIPALCCASVITEAMAKEIEKRTGTPMVSITYDGTGGNKNDIIIPYLKYPASRHLIVI, encoded by the coding sequence ATGACAACTCAAAACAATTCAAACATCCTCGCAATAGATATCGGTTCAGTGTCTGTTTCAGTTGTAGAAATGGGCCTGAAAAAAGAAGTTGTTAAATCAGCTTATGAATTCCATCACGGCAATATCATTGAAACCGTCAGAAAGGTCCTGAAAGATTTTGATCTCTCCGGTATTTGCGGTATCGCCTCTACCTCCTCAACCCCTGCGGTCATTAAAGTAAGCGGTCAGTATGACAACCGGATATCAATAATCACAGCCGCCCGGCATTTTCACGATAAGATCGGGGCCATTTTAATAGTCGGCGGTGAGAAGTTCGGTCTGATAAGCTTTGATGAGAACGGCAATTACCTTAGTTTCAGATCAAACACCTCATGCGCGGCAGGCACGGGCAGCTTTCTCGACCAGCAGGCCAAAAGACTTAACCTGAGCGGCATAGAGGAGTTGAGCGAACTCGCGTTCAACAATAAAGGCATAATACCTAAAATCGCTACCCGGTGCGCAGTATTCGCGAAGACAGACCTGGTCCACGCGCAGCAGGAGGGTTACTCCCTGGAGGAAATCTGCGACGGCCTGTGCAGGGGGCTGGCAAAAAATATAGTGGACACGCTGTTCAAAGATACAAAGACCAGTCCTCCCATTATATTCACCGGCGGCGTATCAAGGAACAGGGCCGTTGCCAGGCATATCCAGTCAATTATCGGGATGGACATTATCGCGGATGAAATGTCCTGGCTCTACGGCGCTATCGGGGCAGGACTCAATCTTATCGAAGAACCGGACCTGCTCAATAAGCTAAATATAAAGTCTGTGGATGATGTCCTCATTCACAAGCCTCCTGAAAAGAAACACTACTATGAGCCGCTCAGTCTGAAACTCTCTGACTACCCTGATTTCAGCAGCGTTGAAAAATACGACTACACCGCATTTGGTCTGGGAGACCTGTACCCTGTGGAGGTTGATATCTATGAGAATCTTCTACCTTCAATAAAATATGATGTCTACCTTGGGATTGATATTGGCTCTACAAGTACAAAGGCAGTGCTGATGGACAATGACCGGAGCGTTCTTGCCGGATTTTATACAAGGACAGCCGGCCGGCCTGTTCATGCGGTGCAGAAGTTATTTGCGTCCATTGATGATGTTATTGAAAAGAAGAACCTGAATGTCCGTATCACCGGGACCGGCACCACCGGGGCGGGAAGGAAATTTTCAGGAAAGATAATCGGGGCTGATATCATAATCGATGAGATCACCGCCCACGCGCGCGCAGCGTATGAACTCAATCCAGAAGTGGATACAATCATTGAGATCGGAGGACAGGACTCAAAGTTCACCACCTTGAGAAAGGGCATAGTTACATTCTCTGCGATGAATAATGTGTGCGCTGCCGGCACAGGTAGTTTTATCGAGGAGCAGGCGCTGAAATTACAATGCCCTTTGTCTGATTATTCCTCAAGGACGGAAGGCAAAAGGGCGCCGGTTTCAAGTGACAGATGCACAGTGTTTATGGAGAGGGACATCAATCACTATTTAAACGAGGGGTACACAGTCGATGAAGTGTTAGCGTCGGTGCTTCACTCTATTCGAGAAAACTACCTGATGAAGGTCGCGATCGAAAGCAGCATTGGAAACACAATATGCTTTCAGGGTGCGACCGCAAAGAACAAGGCCCTTATAGCCGCCTTTGAACAGAGACTGCAAAAACCTATTCACGTGTCCAGATATTGCCATCTGACAGGCGCGCTCGGTGTCGCGCTTATGCTTTTGGAGCAAGGGGTAAAGGCAAGCAGGTTCAAAGGGCTGAAGCTTTATCAAAAACAGATACCGGTAAAATCTGAGGTGTGCGAACTGTGCGCCAATCACTGTAAGATAACCGTTGCCGATGTTGACGGTGAAAGTGTCGCGTATGGTTTTTTATGCGGAAGGGACTATGATACGAATAAATATATCAACAATAATCTCTCCGGTTTTGATCTGCTGAAAGAGAGAAGAAAGGTTTCTTCATTGAAACCTGCCGGGGAATATAAAGAGCAATGTACCATCGGTATTCCGGCGGCGCTTCACATGTTTGAAGATGTGCCGCTCTGGAAAACATTCTTTGAAGAGCTTTCCATAAAGACCATTGCCAGTGAGCATTATACAGAGGCGGTAAAAGAGGGGAAGCGTCTGGCCGGCGCCGAATTCTGCTCGCCCATAACCGCCCTGTACGGGCATGTGAAATATCTGCTTGAGAAGGCGGATTACATTTTCCTGCCCTTCTATCTCGAAAAGCAGTCAAAGGAAAAAGACGTCAGACGCCAGTTCTGTTACTATACCCAGTTCTCGCCCTCACTCGTTTCCCAGACTGCTGACAGAAACAGGTTCCTCATGCCGCTTGTTAACTATTTATACAATACGTTTTATACGAAGGTGCAGCTTTACAAAATGCTGAAACCTGTCTTAAAGCACGGCATCAGTTTCTTTGATGTTTCCAAAGCATATGACAGGGCGCTTGAATTCAAGGATTCATGCTCGCTGAGATTAAAAGAAATATATAAGAGAGAAACAAACAGCGATGATATACACGTTGTGTTTTTAGGCAGGCCCTACGCAATCCTTTCCGAAGCCATGAACGGAGGGATCCCGGATATCTTTGCGTCATTAGGCATTAAGAGTTTCTTCCAGGATATGCTGTCCTACGCGCCGGAAGACGTGGAGTCATTAGAGCCGCTTTGCAATGAGCTGCTCTGGTATTACGCCTCAGAGATCTTAAGGTCCGCCGAGGCCGTTGCGCGGTCCGAGAATGCATACCCGGTATATGTGACCTCGTTCAAGTGTTCGCCTGATTCTTTCGCCGTAGAGTATTTCAAGAAGCTAATGGATGCGCATGAAAAGCCCTACCTCATATTGCAGTTGGATGAACACTCTTCAAAGGTGGGATATGAGACGAGGATAGAGGCAGCGGTCCGCTCTTTCAGCAATCATCATCGCTCTCATTCTAAGGACGGGGCAAAGAAACCAGTTACATACGGGCCATCGCTCATTCCGTCTAAAGAGAAAGAACTTTCCGGTAAGATACTGCTCATTCCAAACTGGGACAACCTCAGCCTGAGTCTGATCGTTGCCAATCTTAGAAGTGAAGGGATAGACGCAAGGCTTCTGGAAGAAACTCAGACAAGTATTCAAAAGAGCCTGCGGTACAACAGCGGCCAGTGTATTCCGCTTAATATAATTGCCCAGGCATTTATTGATTATGTGGAGAAGCATGAGCTCGACCCTGCCAAAACCGTTTTGTGGATGCTGGACACGACCCTGGCCTGCAATCTCAGGATGTATCCTCATCACATAAAAAGCATATTGAGCACCTATGGAAAAGGAATGTCGGAGGCCGGCGTTTATACGGGGAGATTGTCCTTTATGGACATCTCGATAAAACTTCCAGTAGACACATATTTCGCCTACATGTTTGGAGGGCTTGTCAGGAAGATGGGATGCAAGATACGGCCTTATGAAAAGGTAAAAGGGGAAACAGACAGGGTGATCAAAAAGAGCATTGCTATCCTTTCGGACGCCTTTCTCGGAAACCGGTCAAAGGAAATTGCTGTTGCTGAAGTAGTGTCGTATTTTGAAGCCATTGAAACACGTTACGAAGAAAGGCCCAAGGTGGCCATCTTCGGTGATATGTATGTGCGGGACAATGAAGTGTTGAACCAGGACCTCGTGCATTTCATTGAAGACAACGGCGGCGAGGTCATCACGACCCCCTTCAGCTCTTACCTCAAGATGATCTCAGGGCAATATTTCAGGAAGTGGTTCATTGAAGGAAAATACCTGGACATACTGTCTTCAAAGACATTGATCGCCACGGTGACCATGTTAGAGAGATTTTATTATAAATTCTTTGAGCGGATATTGAATGAACCCGAACCGGAATATGATGAATCACCGGAGAAGCTCCTTGCGGAATATAATATCAGGGTGGAAAATACCGGCGAATCAATGGACAACATACTGAAGCTATTTTATATAAAAAAGTATTACCCCGATGTAGCGCTCTTCGTTCAAACAATCCCCGCCTTATGCTGCGCATCTGTCATTACTGAAGCGATGGCAAAAGAAATAGAGAAAAGAACAGGAACTCCCATGGTGTCTATCACATACGACGGCACCGGAGGAAATAAGAACGATATTATCATCCCCTACCTCAAGTACCCGGCGTCGAGGCATCTTATTGTGATTTAG
- a CDS encoding HAMP domain-containing protein, which produces MSFNSIRTRLTFWLLVMTMIPLFMVSVAIYFYMVNSLKVSIYNRLEAVRDLKADELNHWLDERTMYVRTIAADDNIRVLEDNNASISGARDQLRKYMRNYYAFQEVLVVSPNTRKVMVSTDRNNEGKKFSKDILFKDGTKSLNLLTEDIHYSGATDIPCMDFSLPVFRRADSVSVTGFIVARVNLEASLYKLLNRMGMERTGEALLVNRDGIALNELRWLKGSALKTKLRSRPETEASQGHTGIIEAYDYRGEMVLAAYTFIPQTGWGFVAKQDLKEVYAPIYQLRRWMQAISVITFFGVIIVAFCVSRSISNPIKALHKGSEIIGKGDLNYKVGTDTKDEIGRLSRTFDLMIENLKSLTASRDDLNKEIAERRHLEKMLIEIKEHERRRIGYDLHDNLGQQLTAISFMTQGLENILMKKHVPEAEDAGRITYLIETAKAQVKSLSTGLSPILEKGEYSLITAMVDLAANSERLFGIPCTVKCNKSVLLYNEAALIHLYRIAQEAITNAARHARPMQIKVRLNKEGDVITMTIKDDGTGFTPSRGRGMGLEIMRYRAGIINASLDIHSDIKTGTHVRCIFPDTRESDAFENNQRPERSMFPLLIKGV; this is translated from the coding sequence TTGAGCTTCAACAGTATCAGGACACGGCTTACTTTCTGGTTATTGGTCATGACCATGATCCCGCTTTTTATGGTCAGCGTGGCGATCTATTTCTACATGGTGAACTCCCTGAAGGTGTCGATATACAACAGGCTTGAAGCTGTCCGCGACCTCAAGGCCGATGAGTTGAACCACTGGCTTGATGAAAGGACCATGTATGTCCGCACTATCGCCGCCGATGACAATATCCGCGTCCTGGAAGATAACAACGCCTCTATTTCCGGGGCGCGGGACCAGCTCAGAAAATATATGCGGAATTATTATGCCTTTCAGGAGGTCCTTGTTGTCAGCCCGAATACCAGAAAGGTAATGGTCTCTACCGACAGGAACAACGAGGGCAAAAAATTCTCAAAAGATATTCTCTTCAAGGATGGAACAAAAAGCCTGAACCTCCTTACCGAAGACATACATTATTCCGGGGCAACGGACATCCCCTGCATGGATTTTTCACTCCCTGTTTTCAGGCGGGCGGACAGCGTCAGCGTAACAGGCTTCATCGTTGCCAGGGTCAACCTCGAGGCCTCTCTCTACAAGCTCTTGAACCGCATGGGAATGGAGAGGACAGGCGAGGCCCTCCTTGTCAACAGGGACGGTATCGCGCTTAATGAGCTGCGCTGGCTCAAGGGTTCAGCGCTGAAGACGAAACTCAGGTCAAGGCCGGAGACAGAAGCCTCGCAAGGACACACCGGCATCATCGAGGCGTATGACTACAGGGGGGAAATGGTGCTGGCTGCTTATACTTTTATACCGCAGACCGGTTGGGGATTTGTAGCTAAACAGGACCTTAAAGAAGTGTATGCGCCCATTTATCAACTTAGAAGATGGATGCAGGCTATCAGCGTCATAACTTTCTTCGGGGTGATCATTGTGGCCTTCTGTGTTTCCCGGTCTATCTCCAATCCGATCAAGGCGCTGCACAAGGGAAGTGAAATAATCGGAAAGGGGGACCTTAATTATAAAGTCGGCACGGACACAAAAGATGAGATCGGCAGGCTGTCCAGGACCTTTGACCTTATGATAGAGAATTTAAAGTCACTCACTGCGTCCAGGGATGATCTGAACAAAGAGATTGCTGAGCGCAGGCACCTGGAGAAAATGCTTATCGAGATCAAGGAGCACGAACGCAGGCGCATCGGGTATGACCTGCATGACAACCTGGGGCAGCAGCTTACGGCCATTTCATTCATGACACAGGGGCTCGAAAATATATTGATGAAGAAACATGTCCCTGAGGCTGAAGACGCTGGAAGGATCACATACCTTATCGAAACGGCAAAGGCGCAGGTCAAGTCCCTTTCAACGGGGCTCTCGCCCATACTCGAAAAGGGTGAGTACAGTCTCATAACAGCCATGGTGGACCTCGCTGCGAATTCTGAAAGACTCTTCGGGATACCGTGCACCGTCAAATGCAATAAATCCGTCCTCCTGTATAACGAAGCCGCTCTGATACATCTCTACCGTATCGCGCAGGAGGCCATTACCAACGCCGCAAGGCACGCAAGGCCCATGCAGATAAAGGTCCGCCTCAACAAAGAAGGTGATGTAATTACAATGACGATCAAAGACGACGGGACCGGGTTTACGCCAAGCCGGGGCAGGGGCATGGGCCTGGAGATCATGAGATACAGGGCGGGTATAATCAACGCGTCACTTGATATTCATTCGGACATCAAGACCGGGACACATGTAAGATGTATCTTCCCGGATACGCGGGAAAGCGATGCCTTTGAGAACAACCAAAGGCCGGAACGTTCAATGTTCCCTCTATTGATCAAAGGAGTATGA
- a CDS encoding sulfide/dihydroorotate dehydrogenase-like FAD/NAD-binding protein yields the protein MFKISRKEELSEYITLFEIEAGDIAKKARPGNFFVLRTHEQGERVPLTIADFDRDKGTITTVFQKVGKTTNHLGTFNEGDFIPDVVGPLGNHSHIANFGSVVCVGGGVGIAPVYPVARALKEAGNKVTSIIGARTRSILFWEEKMRAVSDNLIITTDDGSYGTKALVTVPLDEILSRDKVDLVVAIGPAVMMKFVCKTTEKYNVKTIVSLNSIMIDATGMCGGCRVEVGGETKFTCVDGPEFNGHAVDFDLLAKRLQSYVPEENTSLCCAREKGGM from the coding sequence ATGTTTAAAATTTCAAGAAAGGAAGAGCTGTCGGAGTACATAACCCTGTTTGAGATCGAGGCGGGTGATATCGCGAAGAAGGCGAGGCCGGGCAATTTTTTTGTTCTCAGGACCCACGAGCAGGGAGAGAGGGTGCCTTTGACCATTGCTGATTTTGACAGGGACAAAGGGACCATAACTACCGTCTTCCAGAAGGTCGGCAAAACAACCAATCACCTGGGGACATTTAATGAAGGCGATTTTATCCCTGATGTGGTCGGCCCGCTCGGCAATCATTCTCACATAGCGAATTTCGGGAGTGTCGTGTGCGTTGGCGGCGGCGTAGGCATCGCGCCCGTGTACCCGGTAGCAAGGGCGCTCAAAGAGGCAGGCAATAAGGTCACATCAATTATCGGCGCACGCACCAGATCAATTCTCTTCTGGGAAGAAAAGATGCGCGCCGTCTCAGACAACCTGATCATCACCACGGATGACGGCTCTTACGGCACAAAGGCGCTGGTCACAGTCCCCCTTGATGAAATTCTGAGCAGGGACAAAGTGGACCTCGTGGTGGCGATAGGCCCGGCGGTCATGATGAAGTTCGTTTGCAAGACAACTGAGAAATACAATGTGAAAACCATAGTCAGCCTGAATTCGATCATGATCGACGCGACCGGAATGTGCGGCGGATGCAGGGTGGAAGTCGGGGGCGAGACAAAGTTCACCTGTGTGGACGGACCTGAGTTTAACGGCCACGCGGTTGATTTTGACCTGCTTGCCAAGAGACTGCAATCGTATGTGCCGGAGGAAAATACCTCCCTGTGCTGCGCGAGAGAGAAGGGAGGAATGTAA
- a CDS encoding response regulator transcription factor: MKTPKTESRIQKHKVFIVDDHCVLREGLSRLINSEEDLLVCGEANNVSDALDLIAASKTDIAIVDITLGDGSGIRLIEKLMHSRPDLPVLVLSMHDESAYAERCLKAGARGYIMKQEPSKTLIAAIRKVLNGEIYVSDKLNVQLLHKLVKNNFEDLDSPTKLLSNRELEVYQLIGQGLKKHEIAERLTLSVKTVETYVEHIKIKLQLKGTHDVLMHAVKSFD; this comes from the coding sequence ATGAAGACCCCAAAGACCGAGAGCAGGATACAGAAGCATAAAGTTTTTATTGTGGACGACCATTGCGTTTTGCGTGAGGGACTTTCACGTCTCATCAACAGTGAAGAAGACCTCCTGGTATGCGGAGAGGCCAACAACGTTTCCGACGCGCTGGATTTGATAGCGGCCAGCAAGACCGACATCGCGATAGTTGATATAACCCTCGGAGACGGCAGCGGGATCAGGCTTATAGAAAAGCTCATGCATTCGCGTCCCGACCTTCCGGTGCTGGTCCTTTCCATGCACGACGAATCAGCTTATGCCGAACGGTGCCTTAAGGCAGGGGCCAGGGGCTACATCATGAAACAGGAGCCTTCCAAAACACTGATAGCGGCGATAAGAAAGGTCCTGAACGGAGAGATTTACGTCAGCGATAAACTGAATGTGCAGCTTTTGCACAAGCTCGTTAAAAACAATTTCGAGGACCTCGATTCCCCCACCAAGCTACTCAGCAACCGCGAACTGGAAGTCTATCAGCTCATCGGACAGGGACTGAAAAAGCACGAGATAGCGGAACGGCTGACCCTGAGCGTAAAAACCGTTGAGACTTACGTGGAGCACATCAAGATCAAACTGCAATTAAAAGGCACCCACGACGTTCTCATGCACGCGGTCAAATCTTTTGATTGA